The following nucleotide sequence is from Pasteurella multocida.
AATTTAGGTATGGTGATCGGATTAAGTCGTAGAACATCAAGTATCCAGCAATCACGTCAAATTAATCCACAAGGTGATCGTGATAAACAAACACATACAAGACGTTCAGACAATGCGTTACTGAATTTTAATCTGACACCAAACGACAAACACCGTTTCGAACTCGGTTTCAGATACTCAAATTATCGTGAGCGTAAATTCTTTAATACTAATATAGACAGTAATGTTTTTGACTATCACCGTGCTTATGGAGTGACTTTCTCTTGGATAAATGCCCTTCAGTCTGGTATTCTCACGACGACACTCGCCTATGATAACTTTGATGACACGAGAAAATCAGCTTCGACTTCTATGAAAACTATTATCGAAGATGAAAATGACTACACTCTTGGAGGGATGGGCAATAGCCAATTAAATCAAAAAAACAGTCATTTTTCCCTTGAATATGCCATGAATTCTTTTGATTTAAGCCACATTAATCACTCTATATCACTAGGAAGTGTGTTCCAACACACACAATACCGTTTTCATCGAGAATCTGATGCTGAGGCAGAGATTATTAATAGAATAGACCTTGAAAACAGAAAGATAGAAATTAAATCAAGCAATTTAGCCAAAAAAGGAACCGTAAAAACACGTTATCAAAATATCGCACTTTACGTGGAAGATTTAATGACGTGGAAAAATCTCGAATTTCGGGCGGGACTTCGTCTTGAACGTGATGATTATTTAAAAAACACGAATTTGGCGCCAAGAACCGTTTTTCGTTATAAACCATTTGAAGACACTGCATTCAGTGTGGGTTGGAACCGTTACTACGGACGTTCCTTTGCCTCAATGAAATTATCTGAAGGTATCTTCAAATTAGATGGTCATGATACCTTCCGTTACAAAGACCTTAGCCAATTTAAAACCCCTTATTCAGACGAACTGAGCTTTGGTGTAGAACAATATGTTGCTAATCTCGCCTTTCACTTGAAATACATTTTACGTGATAACAAACAACGTATTGTTTTACAAGAAGACGTCATGTTAAATGAAGAAGAGAAAAAACTCCGCTATTACCAACGAGGAAAAGACTACAAAACGAATGTGTTAACCTTCCAAATTAACACACAAGCGCCTTGGGAGCTTGGTCCAACACGCTGGACAAGTGCAGTGGCATTTGATTGGTTAGATAGCAAAGCTATCGATCATGGCAGGGGCTATAACGGTTCGACACCTGTGATTTTAGACGGGAAATTAATGACTTATGAGCAAATGTTGAAAAAAGTCAATGCTTACAAAGAAACATGGGGTCTACGTTTAAATCTTGACATGTTTGTTCCAAGATTTGATCTTTCTTGGGCTAATACAATCTATGTCAAGCCACCAACAACCTTAACTGAACGCGTTAGCAGTAATACACCTGAAGTATATCGTAGCTATGATTATGGTACTTATACACAATGGGATACCAGTCTTCGCTGGCAGCCAACTTTCGCAGAAAAACACCGTCCTTATATTAAATTAGATGTACTTAATGTGTTAAATAAAACACGTAAAGGCGCAGGTCCAAATGGACAAGATCTCGGCATCTACACCCCCGGTCGTGAGTTCTGGCTTGAAGTTGGTTACGAATTCTAACTTCTCCACGCCTGTCAAAAAACACGACGTGTTATTCACATAACGCGTCGCGTTTATTTATACACAGATGAGATTAAAAATAATGAAAAAATTGACCGCACTTTTCCTTATCATTTGCACGTTGATTGCTTGCCAAAGTATGCCTTCCTCTCCTCAGGCATCACTCCCGTTTGATCCAGCTATTCAACATGGTAAATTAGCGAATGGGCTAACTTATTATGTCGTACGAAATCCTGAGCCGGCGCATCGTGTCTATATTCGTTTAGTTGTGAATGCCGGATCACTGCACGAAGATGAGGATCAAAAAGGGGTGGCACATTTAGTCGAACACATGGCATTTAATGGCTCTCATCGATTCCCTGAAAATCAAATCATTAATGCACTTGAAAAATTAGGAATGAAATTTGCACGGGACATTAATGCATTTACCGATTTTGAAAATACGGTTTATACCCTTAATTTAGACAAAAATGATCCTCAAAGCCTGACTTTAGCTTTTGAGGTGTTAAATGAGTGGATGCACCACTTAACGATTCTGGAAAAAGACTTAGATAATGAACGTGGTATTGTACAGGAAGAATGGCGACGACGTTTAAGCCCAATGTTACGTTTAGGTGACAAAAAAAGTGCGGTAGAAATGGCGGGGTCACGCTATGCTGTACGCGATCCAATTGGCGATATGAATATTATTCGCACGATTTCAAGACAGCGTGTGGCTGATTTTTATCACAAATGGTACCGACCTGATAATATGGCGGTGATCATTGTGGGTGATATTGATGCTCAACAAGTCACCTCTCAGTTAAAAGCGCAGATAGGGAGTATAAACTCACACTCAACTTCCCCCTTACCACCAATTGATTTTTCTATTCCATTCGTTAACCAATGGCGCGTTGCAGGTATTTCTGAAAAAGGTACCTATATTCCCACACTTGAATTAAGCTTTTTTGAAAAATTTACAGAGCAAAATACCCTCGCTGCATATAAACAAGACTTGATTCAACAAATCCTGATTCGTCTGATAAATTTACGTTTACAAGATTGGGAACAAGTCAAACAGCAAAAAGTTGAATCAGCAAATTTTTACCGCACCCATTTAGGAAAAGAAACGCTACAAAATATTTTCTTGCTACAACTTTTTGATACTGACTACCAAAAAGCCACACAATCCTTATTCCAATTTATCGCAGAAATTCAGCAACACGGCTTTTCTGCGCAAGAATTTCAACAAGAAAAAGCGCGGTTAGTCCAATTAAATGAAAAACAACGCAGTCTCAAAGCTGGGAGTTTAAAAATCGCAGATGATCTCGTTATTTCTGCGGCAAATCAGCAAGTCGTGATAAGTCAACAAGATCGATATCGACTCAATCAACGCTTTTTGCAAGAAATCCGTTTAGAAGAACTGAATCAGGCATTTCAACATCTCATTACTATTCAAGCCAAACTCCTGTTAGTTACTCAACCTTATCCCGCGACACCATTGACGTTAACGGTAAATAAAGTGGCACAGTTGTGGCAAGAAACACAGCATACTGCGCAACATACTTGGCATACACCTAGAACCTCTGGAAAAATGCCTGCATTGTCCTTCCCTAAAGGGCAAATCAAACAAAGCAAACATTGGAAAAAAGGCGATATTACGGAATATCAATTAAGCAATGGAAGCAAATTGATTTACCATTATAGCGATAAAACACCCAATCAAGTGTATTTTAAAGCTGTTACAGCGGGAGGATTACGTTCTGTAGCCCCTAGTGATTACCATCGCTTTAAAAGTGCGGTGACATTAACTGATGATTCTGGTATTGGTCCATTAAGCTTGTCGGAAATCAATGATTTATTTCGCCAGCATCCTATCGCATTGGCGACTGTAGTTGATGACTATAAACAAGGTTTTACCGCAGTAGGAAAACCCGAACAAATGGCTGATTTACTCAAATTATTTCGCTTGAAATTACAAGGAACAGCAATTAGCGAACCCGTTTTTGAACGTTACCAAAAAGAAACTCAAGATTATTTCCGTCAAGTAGATAAAGAAACGGAATTTATGCAAAAATTATCACGTTTACGTTATCCCAACATGGCCACAGTGTATAGCCAAAATAAAAAAGAAGCCTTATCGTTTTCTCGTCAGGAACTCACCCAATTCTAT
It contains:
- a CDS encoding TonB-dependent receptor plug domain-containing protein, translating into MESAKNPLKKTTLALLCCSTAFSLSAKTDTNADKNHFLTEIVVYADQNKSMSSTQSVTQDDMKKSPVTNGNITDYLRSNPHVRYENSDQNGLQRGEIKPENISINGADYQQTTFFVDNVNINNDMGFGSDLFDGTMATVPFANHSQGYFFDANLLSSIVVHDSNVSASLGGFAGGAVVAKTKQYDGKDQLKFSYRTTDASWAKFKVEDKDLERFKNAIPEGSVAEFQPKYSKHFFNITAEKGLSENLGMVIGLSRRTSSIQQSRQINPQGDRDKQTHTRRSDNALLNFNLTPNDKHRFELGFRYSNYRERKFFNTNIDSNVFDYHRAYGVTFSWINALQSGILTTTLAYDNFDDTRKSASTSMKTIIEDENDYTLGGMGNSQLNQKNSHFSLEYAMNSFDLSHINHSISLGSVFQHTQYRFHRESDAEAEIINRIDLENRKIEIKSSNLAKKGTVKTRYQNIALYVEDLMTWKNLEFRAGLRLERDDYLKNTNLAPRTVFRYKPFEDTAFSVGWNRYYGRSFASMKLSEGIFKLDGHDTFRYKDLSQFKTPYSDELSFGVEQYVANLAFHLKYILRDNKQRIVLQEDVMLNEEEKKLRYYQRGKDYKTNVLTFQINTQAPWELGPTRWTSAVAFDWLDSKAIDHGRGYNGSTPVILDGKLMTYEQMLKKVNAYKETWGLRLNLDMFVPRFDLSWANTIYVKPPTTLTERVSSNTPEVYRSYDYGTYTQWDTSLRWQPTFAEKHRPYIKLDVLNVLNKTRKGAGPNGQDLGIYTPGREFWLEVGYEF
- a CDS encoding M16 family metallopeptidase, translating into MKKLTALFLIICTLIACQSMPSSPQASLPFDPAIQHGKLANGLTYYVVRNPEPAHRVYIRLVVNAGSLHEDEDQKGVAHLVEHMAFNGSHRFPENQIINALEKLGMKFARDINAFTDFENTVYTLNLDKNDPQSLTLAFEVLNEWMHHLTILEKDLDNERGIVQEEWRRRLSPMLRLGDKKSAVEMAGSRYAVRDPIGDMNIIRTISRQRVADFYHKWYRPDNMAVIIVGDIDAQQVTSQLKAQIGSINSHSTSPLPPIDFSIPFVNQWRVAGISEKGTYIPTLELSFFEKFTEQNTLAAYKQDLIQQILIRLINLRLQDWEQVKQQKVESANFYRTHLGKETLQNIFLLQLFDTDYQKATQSLFQFIAEIQQHGFSAQEFQQEKARLVQLNEKQRSLKAGSLKIADDLVISAANQQVVISQQDRYRLNQRFLQEIRLEELNQAFQHLITIQAKLLLVTQPYPATPLTLTVNKVAQLWQETQHTAQHTWHTPRTSGKMPALSFPKGQIKQSKHWKKGDITEYQLSNGSKLIYHYSDKTPNQVYFKAVTAGGLRSVAPSDYHRFKSAVTLTDDSGIGPLSLSEINDLFRQHPIALATVVDDYKQGFTAVGKPEQMADLLKLFRLKLQGTAISEPVFERYQKETQDYFRQVDKETEFMQKLSRLRYPNMATVYSQNKKEALSFSRQELTQFYDSVMLDKTDFTYFLIGDLPQQEAEKLAQTYLASVEIKHSPRHYYDSSPITPANHFVMHGLDEPRADVEIYFSTPNQWTPELQYQLDLLADVLQEVLRLTLREQSSGIYAVNSWFNQEKSHARLEGKIEFSCAPDRVAELTAQTYHILDEIMQKGVSASLLEKKRSEKQTQIKFQFDSLVSIAMLIEQSFWHTQSPDEIYLYQRLEDIGQKKYIDNLARKIFQPNARFQAILQP